In Solidesulfovibrio carbinoliphilus subsp. oakridgensis, the sequence GTTGAGCACTCCGTGGACTCATGGGGGCGGTCGCCGACACCGCCAGGCCAGGCCCATGATCACGAGGGAGTGGGGATGGAGATTGAAATTCTCCGCCGACAGGGCAAGGGCATCCTGGAGATCATGGCCCAGCTCTCAATCTTCTTCCAGAAAAGGCTCCGGGGCGATCTCCGCTCAAACATCGCAGGGGCGTCTACGCAGTTTACAGGACACTCACATAATTGGATGAATTCTGAAAATCAGTCTTGACATGCTCCACGATTATAATATTCAAACGAACGTTCAGTAGTTTTGGAGAAAGGAAAGACCGTGCCTGCACCGGAAATCCGAGAAAAAATCCTCGACAAGGCTTCCCGCCTGTTTGCCGCCCAAGGCTACGACGCCGTTTCCATGCGGCTCATCGCCACGGCCGCCGGCATGACCCAGGCAAATTTATACTATTATTTCAGGAATAAAGAAGACCTCATCCTGTCGTCCCTGGTCTATGTGTTCAGCGGCAAGGCCCAGGCGCTCAGGGCGGTCCTCAGCGAGGAATCCGATCCGCAACGCCGTCTCGAAAAGAGCTTGTCCTGGTTTGCGACCCTGCTGTTCGAGGACACCATTTTCGCGAAGCTCTTTTTCCGGGAACTCTTGGATGGTGATGCCAACAGACTTGAATTCCTGACCAAAAATGTCTTCCAGGAATCCTTTGACACCCTGGTCCAGCTCACCGAGTCCGCCCTGGACTCTCCGGATTCCGTGCTCGCCGCCCTTTTCCTCACGAGCACCATTATCGGCTATCGCCAATTTGCCTGTGTCATCCCCCACCTGCGCGGGGCCAAACCAGAATATGTCGAACCGAAAGGAATTATACAACATTTCATGAAGGAAATCCGTAAAAGCGCCAAAGTTGCTTCCGGCGAGTCGGTCATGCCGTGAAAAGGCGCCGCCGCTCCCATTAACGTCACCGCCGGGGCGAGATTGTGGCAATAAAAGCACCATTTAGTTACTATTATAACGATATGTAAAGACTCCCGAACCCTGGTGTGGCGTTCGCTAAAAAATAATTATTTAAATATGTTATTCTGGAAATTCGCATGCACGAACTTCCAGAACGCGACACGAGCCCGGGTTTCCCCGCCTGCCGCGTGGCACCAGCCAATATGCTCAACCGCCGATGCATAGAAAATACATGTCGGTTGCCCTCATGGAACTCGAATTGATTCACGGCCTGGATGTTTGACCTGGAAACCGTTGGAGGTTCTCTGATGCGATTTTCTGGAAACTCGAAGACTTCCCCCCGATGCGATATGGCGCCCCTGATCCTGCTGGCCATGCTCTTGCTCGCCGGCTGCGATCGCAATCCAAACGGACAGGCGCCGCGTCCCACACCGGAAGTGTCCACCGTGACGATCGCGCCCCAGAAGGTTCTGCTGTCCACCGAACTGTCGGGCCGCACCTCCGCCTTTCGGATCGCGGAAATCCGGCCCCGGGTGAACGGGCTGATCGAAAAGCGCCTGTTTGCGGAAGGGTCCAACGTCAAGGCAGGGCAGATCCTCTATCAGATCGATATCGCCCCGTTCGAAGCGGCGTTCAACAACGCCACGGCCGCCCTGGCCGAGGCCCAGGCCAAACTGCCGGCCACCCGGTCGCGGGCCGAACGCTACAAGAACCTGCTGCGCCACAGCGCGCTCAGCCAGCAGGACTACGACGACGCAGCCTCCTCCCTCAATCAGCTGTTGGCCAACATCAACTCGCTGCAGGCCAGCGTCGAGACCGCCCGCATCAACCTGGGCTACACCAAGGTCACCGCCCCCATCTCCGGCCGCATCGGCAAGTCGAGCGTGACCGACGGCGCCATCGTCACGGCCTATCAGGCGACCGCACTGGCCGCCATCCAGCAGCTCGACCCCATTTACGTGGACGTGCCCCAATCCACAGCCGAAATGCTGCGCATCAAGACCCGCCTGAAGCAGGGCCTGGTCGATCCGGAGGGCAAGGACCACAACAAGGTCAGCCTCATCCAGGAAGACGGCACGCCCTATCCCCTGGAGGGGACCCTGCAATTCAGCGATGTCTCGGTGGACCCGACCACCGGCTCGGTCATCGTGCGTCTGGTCTTCCCCAACCCGGACGGGGAAATTCTCCCGGGCATGTTCGTCAAGGCGATCATCAAGGAAGGCGTCAATAACCAAGCCATCCTCCTGTCGCAGCAGGGGGTGTCCCGCGACAGCAAGGGGAATCCCTTTGCGCTGATCGTCAACGCCGAAAAC encodes:
- a CDS encoding TetR/AcrR family transcriptional regulator, whose protein sequence is MPAPEIREKILDKASRLFAAQGYDAVSMRLIATAAGMTQANLYYYFRNKEDLILSSLVYVFSGKAQALRAVLSEESDPQRRLEKSLSWFATLLFEDTIFAKLFFRELLDGDANRLEFLTKNVFQESFDTLVQLTESALDSPDSVLAALFLTSTIIGYRQFACVIPHLRGAKPEYVEPKGIIQHFMKEIRKSAKVASGESVMP
- a CDS encoding efflux RND transporter periplasmic adaptor subunit translates to MAPLILLAMLLLAGCDRNPNGQAPRPTPEVSTVTIAPQKVLLSTELSGRTSAFRIAEIRPRVNGLIEKRLFAEGSNVKAGQILYQIDIAPFEAAFNNATAALAEAQAKLPATRSRAERYKNLLRHSALSQQDYDDAASSLNQLLANINSLQASVETARINLGYTKVTAPISGRIGKSSVTDGAIVTAYQATALAAIQQLDPIYVDVPQSTAEMLRIKTRLKQGLVDPEGKDHNKVSLIQEDGTPYPLEGTLQFSDVSVDPTTGSVIVRLVFPNPDGEILPGMFVKAIIKEGVNNQAILLSQQGVSRDSKGNPFALIVNAENKVERRDLILDRAIGNDWLVTSGLAPGDRVIVEGLQMLRPGTQVKATPFTETKTGRNQTADSGVQTSGRHEGGR